In a single window of the Labeo rohita strain BAU-BD-2019 chromosome 23, IGBB_LRoh.1.0, whole genome shotgun sequence genome:
- the eya4 gene encoding eyes absent homolog 4 isoform X5, which produces MENTQELNEQSVKKSTTDSHAPDPVDNRALEMQDLTDPQHSGSDSTSKLDKNILSNNITTNGTGGENMTILNTADWLLGCSTPPTAPSMKNDVKSEPLNSSEAVSSAGDTGLDTYTGSVISSSGFSPRPAHQYSPPLYPSKPYPHILSTPVAPPMSAYTGQSQFTSMQQSTVYTPYSQTTPPYSLSTYATDLGVMLPGIKTEGGLSQSQSTLQSGLSYSPGFTTPQPGQTAYSPYQMPGSGFTTSPGLYTSNNSNPGNFTTQQEYPSYTAFGQNQYAQYYSTSSYGSYMTSNSSLDGTGSVSTYQLQDSTPIMTGQAADLNPGEFEAGQSPSTPIKEMEDRACRGGGAKARGRGRKNNPSPPPDSDLERVFVWDLDETIIVFHSLLTGSYAQKYGKDPPLAVTLGLRMEEMIFNLADTHLFFNDLEECDQVHIDDASSDDNGQDLSTYSFATDGFHAAATSASLCLATGVRGGVDWMRKLAFRYRRVKELYCTYKNNVGGLLGPAKREAWLQLRAEVEALTDSWLTTALKSLSIISSRSNCVNVLVTTTQLIPALAKVLLYSLGSVFPIENIYSATKIGKESCFERVMQRFGRKVVYVVIGDGVEEEQAAAKHNMPFWRISSHSDLLALHQALEFEYL; this is translated from the exons GAGAGAACATGACAATTCTAAACACGGCTGATTGGCTGCTGGGCTGCAGTACCCCGCCCACTGCCCCAAGTATGAAGAACGATG TTAAGTCTGAGCCTCTGAACAGCAGCGAGGCTGTGAGCTCGGCGGGAGACACTGGGCTGGACACTTACACTGGGTCAG TTATAAGCAGCAGTGGATTCAGTCCTCGGCCGGCTCACCAGTATTCACCTCCTCTCTACCCCTCAAA GCCTTACCCTCACATCCTGTCTACTCCCGTGGCCCCTCCCATGTCGGCCTACACGGGCCAATCACAATTCACTAGCATGCAGCAGTCGACGGTTTACACGCCCTACTCTCAAACTACTCCGCCCTACAGCCTCTCCACCTATG CTACAGATTTGGGGGTGATGTTGCCAGGCATAAAGACAGAAGGAGGACTGTCACAATCCCAGTCAACCCTTCAGTCAGGGCTGAGCTACAGCCCTGGATTTACCACCCCTCAGCCTGGACAGACAGCATATTCACCCTATCAGATGCCAG GGTCAGGTTTCACAACCTCTCCTGGTCTCTACACATCCAACAACTCCAATCCAGGCAACTTCACCACACAACAG GAATATCCCTCCTATACAGCTTTTGGGCAGAATCAGTATGCTCAGTATTACTCCACCTCCTCCTACGGTTCCTACATGACATCTAACAGCTCATTGGACGGCACAGGTTCAGTCTCCACCTATCAGCTCCAAGACTCCACCCCCATTATGACAGGACAAGCGGCTGACCTGAATCCAG GCGAGTTTGAGGCGGGGCAGAGCCCATCGACGCCTATCAAGGAGATGGAGGACAGGGCGTGCCGAGGGGGTGGGGCTAAAGCAAGAGGGCGGGGCAGAAAGAACAACCCCTCCCCTCCACCTGACAGTGACCTTGAG agggtgTTTGTTTGGGATCTGGATGAGACGATCATTGTGTTTCACTCACTCCTCACAGGCTCCTATGCACAGAAGTACGGCAAG GACCCTCCTTTGGCTGTGACTCTTGGTTTAAGGATGGAAGAGATGATCTTCAATCTTGCTGATACACatctattttttaatgatttagag GAGTGTGACCAGGTGCACATTGATGATGCCTCTTCAGATGATAACGGACAGGACCTCAG TACTTACAGTTTTGCCACTGATGGCTTCCATGCAGCTGCAACAAGCGCAAGTCTCTGCCTAGCAACAGGTGTTAGGGGCGGAGTCGACTGGATGAGGAAGTTAGCCTTCCGATACAGAAGAGTCAAGGAGTTGTACTGCACATACAAAAACAATGTGGGAG GGTTGTTGGGACCGGCCAAGAGAGAGGCGTGGCTCCAGCTGAGGGCAGAAGTCGAGGCTCTCACGGACTCCTGGCTGACCACTGCGCTCAAGTCCCTGTCAATCATCAGCTCCAG GAGTAACTGTGTTAACGTCTTGGTGACAACGACACAGTTAATACCAGCGCTGGCAAAGGTGCTGTTGTATAGCCTGGGCTCCGTGTTTCCTATTGAAAACATTTACAGCGCAACCAAAATAG GCAAAGAGAGTTGCTTTGAGCGCGTAATGCAGAGGTTTGGCAGGAAGGTAGTGTATGTTGTAATTGGGGATGGTGTAGAAGAGGAGCAGGCCGCTGCCAAG CACAACATGCCCTTCTGGCGGATATCCAGCCACTCCGACCTGCTTGCCCTCCATCAAGCACTGGAATTCGAGTACCTGTAA
- the eya4 gene encoding eyes absent homolog 4 isoform X1, with amino-acid sequence MENTQELNEQSVKKSTTDSHAPDPVDNRALEMQDLTDPQHSGSDSTSKLDKNILSNNITTNGTGGENMTILNTADWLLGCSTPPTAPSMKNDVKSEPLNSSEAVSSAGDTGLDTYTGSVISSSGFSPRPAHQYSPPLYPSKPYPHILSTPVAPPMSAYTGQSQFTSMQQSTVYTPYSQTTPPYSLSTYATDLGVMLPGIKTEGGLSQSQSTLQSGLSYSPGFTTPQPGQTAYSPYQMPAGSGFTTSPGLYTSNNSNPGNFTTQQQEYPSYTAFGQNQYAQYYSTSSYGSYMTSNSSLDGTGSVSTYQLQDSTPIMTGQAADLNPGEFEAGQSPSTPIKEMEDRACRGGGAKARGRGRKNNPSPPPDSDLERVFVWDLDETIIVFHSLLTGSYAQKYGKDPPLAVTLGLRMEEMIFNLADTHLFFNDLEECDQVHIDDASSDDNGQDLSTYSFATDGFHAAATSASLCLATGVRGGVDWMRKLAFRYRRVKELYCTYKNNVGGLLGPAKREAWLQLRAEVEALTDSWLTTALKSLSIISSRSNCVNVLVTTTQLIPALAKVLLYSLGSVFPIENIYSATKIGKESCFERVMQRFGRKVVYVVIGDGVEEEQAAAKHNMPFWRISSHSDLLALHQALEFEYL; translated from the exons GAGAGAACATGACAATTCTAAACACGGCTGATTGGCTGCTGGGCTGCAGTACCCCGCCCACTGCCCCAAGTATGAAGAACGATG TTAAGTCTGAGCCTCTGAACAGCAGCGAGGCTGTGAGCTCGGCGGGAGACACTGGGCTGGACACTTACACTGGGTCAG TTATAAGCAGCAGTGGATTCAGTCCTCGGCCGGCTCACCAGTATTCACCTCCTCTCTACCCCTCAAA GCCTTACCCTCACATCCTGTCTACTCCCGTGGCCCCTCCCATGTCGGCCTACACGGGCCAATCACAATTCACTAGCATGCAGCAGTCGACGGTTTACACGCCCTACTCTCAAACTACTCCGCCCTACAGCCTCTCCACCTATG CTACAGATTTGGGGGTGATGTTGCCAGGCATAAAGACAGAAGGAGGACTGTCACAATCCCAGTCAACCCTTCAGTCAGGGCTGAGCTACAGCCCTGGATTTACCACCCCTCAGCCTGGACAGACAGCATATTCACCCTATCAGATGCCAG CAGGGTCAGGTTTCACAACCTCTCCTGGTCTCTACACATCCAACAACTCCAATCCAGGCAACTTCACCACACAACAG caGGAATATCCCTCCTATACAGCTTTTGGGCAGAATCAGTATGCTCAGTATTACTCCACCTCCTCCTACGGTTCCTACATGACATCTAACAGCTCATTGGACGGCACAGGTTCAGTCTCCACCTATCAGCTCCAAGACTCCACCCCCATTATGACAGGACAAGCGGCTGACCTGAATCCAG GCGAGTTTGAGGCGGGGCAGAGCCCATCGACGCCTATCAAGGAGATGGAGGACAGGGCGTGCCGAGGGGGTGGGGCTAAAGCAAGAGGGCGGGGCAGAAAGAACAACCCCTCCCCTCCACCTGACAGTGACCTTGAG agggtgTTTGTTTGGGATCTGGATGAGACGATCATTGTGTTTCACTCACTCCTCACAGGCTCCTATGCACAGAAGTACGGCAAG GACCCTCCTTTGGCTGTGACTCTTGGTTTAAGGATGGAAGAGATGATCTTCAATCTTGCTGATACACatctattttttaatgatttagag GAGTGTGACCAGGTGCACATTGATGATGCCTCTTCAGATGATAACGGACAGGACCTCAG TACTTACAGTTTTGCCACTGATGGCTTCCATGCAGCTGCAACAAGCGCAAGTCTCTGCCTAGCAACAGGTGTTAGGGGCGGAGTCGACTGGATGAGGAAGTTAGCCTTCCGATACAGAAGAGTCAAGGAGTTGTACTGCACATACAAAAACAATGTGGGAG GGTTGTTGGGACCGGCCAAGAGAGAGGCGTGGCTCCAGCTGAGGGCAGAAGTCGAGGCTCTCACGGACTCCTGGCTGACCACTGCGCTCAAGTCCCTGTCAATCATCAGCTCCAG GAGTAACTGTGTTAACGTCTTGGTGACAACGACACAGTTAATACCAGCGCTGGCAAAGGTGCTGTTGTATAGCCTGGGCTCCGTGTTTCCTATTGAAAACATTTACAGCGCAACCAAAATAG GCAAAGAGAGTTGCTTTGAGCGCGTAATGCAGAGGTTTGGCAGGAAGGTAGTGTATGTTGTAATTGGGGATGGTGTAGAAGAGGAGCAGGCCGCTGCCAAG CACAACATGCCCTTCTGGCGGATATCCAGCCACTCCGACCTGCTTGCCCTCCATCAAGCACTGGAATTCGAGTACCTGTAA
- the eya4 gene encoding eyes absent homolog 4 isoform X4, translating to MENTQELNEQSVKKSTTDSHAPDPVDNRALEMQDLTDPQHSGSDSTSKLDKNILSNNITTNGTGGENMTILNTADWLLGCSTPPTAPSMKNDVKSEPLNSSEAVSSAGDTGLDTYTGSVISSSGFSPRPAHQYSPPLYPSKPYPHILSTPVAPPMSAYTGQSQFTSMQQSTVYTPYSQTTPPYSLSTYATDLGVMLPGIKTEGGLSQSQSTLQSGLSYSPGFTTPQPGQTAYSPYQMPAGSGFTTSPGLYTSNNSNPGNFTTQQEYPSYTAFGQNQYAQYYSTSSYGSYMTSNSSLDGTGSVSTYQLQDSTPIMTGQAADLNPGEFEAGQSPSTPIKEMEDRACRGGGAKARGRGRKNNPSPPPDSDLERVFVWDLDETIIVFHSLLTGSYAQKYGKDPPLAVTLGLRMEEMIFNLADTHLFFNDLEECDQVHIDDASSDDNGQDLSTYSFATDGFHAAATSASLCLATGVRGGVDWMRKLAFRYRRVKELYCTYKNNVGGLLGPAKREAWLQLRAEVEALTDSWLTTALKSLSIISSRSNCVNVLVTTTQLIPALAKVLLYSLGSVFPIENIYSATKIGKESCFERVMQRFGRKVVYVVIGDGVEEEQAAAKHNMPFWRISSHSDLLALHQALEFEYL from the exons GAGAGAACATGACAATTCTAAACACGGCTGATTGGCTGCTGGGCTGCAGTACCCCGCCCACTGCCCCAAGTATGAAGAACGATG TTAAGTCTGAGCCTCTGAACAGCAGCGAGGCTGTGAGCTCGGCGGGAGACACTGGGCTGGACACTTACACTGGGTCAG TTATAAGCAGCAGTGGATTCAGTCCTCGGCCGGCTCACCAGTATTCACCTCCTCTCTACCCCTCAAA GCCTTACCCTCACATCCTGTCTACTCCCGTGGCCCCTCCCATGTCGGCCTACACGGGCCAATCACAATTCACTAGCATGCAGCAGTCGACGGTTTACACGCCCTACTCTCAAACTACTCCGCCCTACAGCCTCTCCACCTATG CTACAGATTTGGGGGTGATGTTGCCAGGCATAAAGACAGAAGGAGGACTGTCACAATCCCAGTCAACCCTTCAGTCAGGGCTGAGCTACAGCCCTGGATTTACCACCCCTCAGCCTGGACAGACAGCATATTCACCCTATCAGATGCCAG CAGGGTCAGGTTTCACAACCTCTCCTGGTCTCTACACATCCAACAACTCCAATCCAGGCAACTTCACCACACAACAG GAATATCCCTCCTATACAGCTTTTGGGCAGAATCAGTATGCTCAGTATTACTCCACCTCCTCCTACGGTTCCTACATGACATCTAACAGCTCATTGGACGGCACAGGTTCAGTCTCCACCTATCAGCTCCAAGACTCCACCCCCATTATGACAGGACAAGCGGCTGACCTGAATCCAG GCGAGTTTGAGGCGGGGCAGAGCCCATCGACGCCTATCAAGGAGATGGAGGACAGGGCGTGCCGAGGGGGTGGGGCTAAAGCAAGAGGGCGGGGCAGAAAGAACAACCCCTCCCCTCCACCTGACAGTGACCTTGAG agggtgTTTGTTTGGGATCTGGATGAGACGATCATTGTGTTTCACTCACTCCTCACAGGCTCCTATGCACAGAAGTACGGCAAG GACCCTCCTTTGGCTGTGACTCTTGGTTTAAGGATGGAAGAGATGATCTTCAATCTTGCTGATACACatctattttttaatgatttagag GAGTGTGACCAGGTGCACATTGATGATGCCTCTTCAGATGATAACGGACAGGACCTCAG TACTTACAGTTTTGCCACTGATGGCTTCCATGCAGCTGCAACAAGCGCAAGTCTCTGCCTAGCAACAGGTGTTAGGGGCGGAGTCGACTGGATGAGGAAGTTAGCCTTCCGATACAGAAGAGTCAAGGAGTTGTACTGCACATACAAAAACAATGTGGGAG GGTTGTTGGGACCGGCCAAGAGAGAGGCGTGGCTCCAGCTGAGGGCAGAAGTCGAGGCTCTCACGGACTCCTGGCTGACCACTGCGCTCAAGTCCCTGTCAATCATCAGCTCCAG GAGTAACTGTGTTAACGTCTTGGTGACAACGACACAGTTAATACCAGCGCTGGCAAAGGTGCTGTTGTATAGCCTGGGCTCCGTGTTTCCTATTGAAAACATTTACAGCGCAACCAAAATAG GCAAAGAGAGTTGCTTTGAGCGCGTAATGCAGAGGTTTGGCAGGAAGGTAGTGTATGTTGTAATTGGGGATGGTGTAGAAGAGGAGCAGGCCGCTGCCAAG CACAACATGCCCTTCTGGCGGATATCCAGCCACTCCGACCTGCTTGCCCTCCATCAAGCACTGGAATTCGAGTACCTGTAA
- the eya4 gene encoding eyes absent homolog 4 isoform X7: MENTQELNEQSVKKSTTDSHAPDPVDNRALEMQDLTDPQHSGSDSTSKLDKNILSNNITTNGTGGENMTILNTADWLLGCSTPPTAPSMKNDVKSEPLNSSEAVSSAGDTGLDTYTGSVISSSGFSPRPAHQYSPPLYPSKPYPHILSTPVAPPMSAYTGQSQFTSMQQSTVYTPYSQTTPPYSLSTYDLGVMLPGIKTEGGLSQSQSTLQSGLSYSPGFTTPQPGQTAYSPYQMPGSGFTTSPGLYTSNNSNPGNFTTQQQEYPSYTAFGQNQYAQYYSTSSYGSYMTSNSSLDGTGSVSTYQLQDSTPIMTGQAADLNPGEFEAGQSPSTPIKEMEDRACRGGGAKARGRGRKNNPSPPPDSDLERVFVWDLDETIIVFHSLLTGSYAQKYGKDPPLAVTLGLRMEEMIFNLADTHLFFNDLEECDQVHIDDASSDDNGQDLSTYSFATDGFHAAATSASLCLATGVRGGVDWMRKLAFRYRRVKELYCTYKNNVGGLLGPAKREAWLQLRAEVEALTDSWLTTALKSLSIISSRSNCVNVLVTTTQLIPALAKVLLYSLGSVFPIENIYSATKIGKESCFERIVSRFGTNITYVVIGDGRDEEHAASQHNMPFWRISSHSDLLALHQALEFEYL, encoded by the exons GAGAGAACATGACAATTCTAAACACGGCTGATTGGCTGCTGGGCTGCAGTACCCCGCCCACTGCCCCAAGTATGAAGAACGATG TTAAGTCTGAGCCTCTGAACAGCAGCGAGGCTGTGAGCTCGGCGGGAGACACTGGGCTGGACACTTACACTGGGTCAG TTATAAGCAGCAGTGGATTCAGTCCTCGGCCGGCTCACCAGTATTCACCTCCTCTCTACCCCTCAAA GCCTTACCCTCACATCCTGTCTACTCCCGTGGCCCCTCCCATGTCGGCCTACACGGGCCAATCACAATTCACTAGCATGCAGCAGTCGACGGTTTACACGCCCTACTCTCAAACTACTCCGCCCTACAGCCTCTCCACCTATG ATTTGGGGGTGATGTTGCCAGGCATAAAGACAGAAGGAGGACTGTCACAATCCCAGTCAACCCTTCAGTCAGGGCTGAGCTACAGCCCTGGATTTACCACCCCTCAGCCTGGACAGACAGCATATTCACCCTATCAGATGCCAG GGTCAGGTTTCACAACCTCTCCTGGTCTCTACACATCCAACAACTCCAATCCAGGCAACTTCACCACACAACAG caGGAATATCCCTCCTATACAGCTTTTGGGCAGAATCAGTATGCTCAGTATTACTCCACCTCCTCCTACGGTTCCTACATGACATCTAACAGCTCATTGGACGGCACAGGTTCAGTCTCCACCTATCAGCTCCAAGACTCCACCCCCATTATGACAGGACAAGCGGCTGACCTGAATCCAG GCGAGTTTGAGGCGGGGCAGAGCCCATCGACGCCTATCAAGGAGATGGAGGACAGGGCGTGCCGAGGGGGTGGGGCTAAAGCAAGAGGGCGGGGCAGAAAGAACAACCCCTCCCCTCCACCTGACAGTGACCTTGAG agggtgTTTGTTTGGGATCTGGATGAGACGATCATTGTGTTTCACTCACTCCTCACAGGCTCCTATGCACAGAAGTACGGCAAG GACCCTCCTTTGGCTGTGACTCTTGGTTTAAGGATGGAAGAGATGATCTTCAATCTTGCTGATACACatctattttttaatgatttagag GAGTGTGACCAGGTGCACATTGATGATGCCTCTTCAGATGATAACGGACAGGACCTCAG TACTTACAGTTTTGCCACTGATGGCTTCCATGCAGCTGCAACAAGCGCAAGTCTCTGCCTAGCAACAGGTGTTAGGGGCGGAGTCGACTGGATGAGGAAGTTAGCCTTCCGATACAGAAGAGTCAAGGAGTTGTACTGCACATACAAAAACAATGTGGGAG GGTTGTTGGGACCGGCCAAGAGAGAGGCGTGGCTCCAGCTGAGGGCAGAAGTCGAGGCTCTCACGGACTCCTGGCTGACCACTGCGCTCAAGTCCCTGTCAATCATCAGCTCCAG GAGTAACTGTGTTAACGTCTTGGTGACAACGACACAGTTAATACCAGCGCTGGCAAAGGTGCTGTTGTATAGCCTGGGCTCCGTGTTTCCTATTGAAAACATTTACAGCGCAACCAAAATAG GTAAAGAGAGCTGTTTTGAACGTATAGTATCCAGGTTTGGCACTAACATAACGTATGTTGTGATTGGCGATGGGCGCGATGAGGAACATGCAGCCAGCCAG CACAACATGCCCTTCTGGCGGATATCCAGCCACTCCGACCTGCTTGCCCTCCATCAAGCACTGGAATTCGAGTACCTGTAA
- the eya4 gene encoding eyes absent homolog 4 isoform X2, with translation MENTQELNEQSVKKSTTDSHAPDPVDNRALEMQDLTDPQHSGSDSTSKLDKNILSNNITTNGTGGENMTILNTADWLLGCSTPPTAPSMKNDVKSEPLNSSEAVSSAGDTGLDTYTGSVISSSGFSPRPAHQYSPPLYPSKPYPHILSTPVAPPMSAYTGQSQFTSMQQSTVYTPYSQTTPPYSLSTYATDLGVMLPGIKTEGGLSQSQSTLQSGLSYSPGFTTPQPGQTAYSPYQMPAGSGFTTSPGLYTSNNSNPGNFTTQQQEYPSYTAFGQNQYAQYYSTSSYGSYMTSNSSLDGTGSVSTYQLQDSTPIMTGQAADLNPGEFEAGQSPSTPIKEMEDRACRGGGAKARGRGRKNNPSPPPDSDLERVFVWDLDETIIVFHSLLTGSYAQKYGKDPPLAVTLGLRMEEMIFNLADTHLFFNDLEECDQVHIDDASSDDNGQDLSTYSFATDGFHAAATSASLCLATGVRGGVDWMRKLAFRYRRVKELYCTYKNNVGGLLGPAKREAWLQLRAEVEALTDSWLTTALKSLSIISSRSNCVNVLVTTTQLIPALAKVLLYSLGSVFPIENIYSATKIGKESCFERIVSRFGTNITYVVIGDGRDEEHAASQHNMPFWRISSHSDLLALHQALEFEYL, from the exons GAGAGAACATGACAATTCTAAACACGGCTGATTGGCTGCTGGGCTGCAGTACCCCGCCCACTGCCCCAAGTATGAAGAACGATG TTAAGTCTGAGCCTCTGAACAGCAGCGAGGCTGTGAGCTCGGCGGGAGACACTGGGCTGGACACTTACACTGGGTCAG TTATAAGCAGCAGTGGATTCAGTCCTCGGCCGGCTCACCAGTATTCACCTCCTCTCTACCCCTCAAA GCCTTACCCTCACATCCTGTCTACTCCCGTGGCCCCTCCCATGTCGGCCTACACGGGCCAATCACAATTCACTAGCATGCAGCAGTCGACGGTTTACACGCCCTACTCTCAAACTACTCCGCCCTACAGCCTCTCCACCTATG CTACAGATTTGGGGGTGATGTTGCCAGGCATAAAGACAGAAGGAGGACTGTCACAATCCCAGTCAACCCTTCAGTCAGGGCTGAGCTACAGCCCTGGATTTACCACCCCTCAGCCTGGACAGACAGCATATTCACCCTATCAGATGCCAG CAGGGTCAGGTTTCACAACCTCTCCTGGTCTCTACACATCCAACAACTCCAATCCAGGCAACTTCACCACACAACAG caGGAATATCCCTCCTATACAGCTTTTGGGCAGAATCAGTATGCTCAGTATTACTCCACCTCCTCCTACGGTTCCTACATGACATCTAACAGCTCATTGGACGGCACAGGTTCAGTCTCCACCTATCAGCTCCAAGACTCCACCCCCATTATGACAGGACAAGCGGCTGACCTGAATCCAG GCGAGTTTGAGGCGGGGCAGAGCCCATCGACGCCTATCAAGGAGATGGAGGACAGGGCGTGCCGAGGGGGTGGGGCTAAAGCAAGAGGGCGGGGCAGAAAGAACAACCCCTCCCCTCCACCTGACAGTGACCTTGAG agggtgTTTGTTTGGGATCTGGATGAGACGATCATTGTGTTTCACTCACTCCTCACAGGCTCCTATGCACAGAAGTACGGCAAG GACCCTCCTTTGGCTGTGACTCTTGGTTTAAGGATGGAAGAGATGATCTTCAATCTTGCTGATACACatctattttttaatgatttagag GAGTGTGACCAGGTGCACATTGATGATGCCTCTTCAGATGATAACGGACAGGACCTCAG TACTTACAGTTTTGCCACTGATGGCTTCCATGCAGCTGCAACAAGCGCAAGTCTCTGCCTAGCAACAGGTGTTAGGGGCGGAGTCGACTGGATGAGGAAGTTAGCCTTCCGATACAGAAGAGTCAAGGAGTTGTACTGCACATACAAAAACAATGTGGGAG GGTTGTTGGGACCGGCCAAGAGAGAGGCGTGGCTCCAGCTGAGGGCAGAAGTCGAGGCTCTCACGGACTCCTGGCTGACCACTGCGCTCAAGTCCCTGTCAATCATCAGCTCCAG GAGTAACTGTGTTAACGTCTTGGTGACAACGACACAGTTAATACCAGCGCTGGCAAAGGTGCTGTTGTATAGCCTGGGCTCCGTGTTTCCTATTGAAAACATTTACAGCGCAACCAAAATAG GTAAAGAGAGCTGTTTTGAACGTATAGTATCCAGGTTTGGCACTAACATAACGTATGTTGTGATTGGCGATGGGCGCGATGAGGAACATGCAGCCAGCCAG CACAACATGCCCTTCTGGCGGATATCCAGCCACTCCGACCTGCTTGCCCTCCATCAAGCACTGGAATTCGAGTACCTGTAA
- the eya4 gene encoding eyes absent homolog 4 isoform X3, which produces MENTQELNEQSVKKSTTDSHAPDPVDNRALEMQDLTDPQHSGSDSTSKLDKNILSNNITTNGTGGENMTILNTADWLLGCSTPPTAPSMKNDVKSEPLNSSEAVSSAGDTGLDTYTGSVISSSGFSPRPAHQYSPPLYPSKPYPHILSTPVAPPMSAYTGQSQFTSMQQSTVYTPYSQTTPPYSLSTYATDLGVMLPGIKTEGGLSQSQSTLQSGLSYSPGFTTPQPGQTAYSPYQMPGSGFTTSPGLYTSNNSNPGNFTTQQQEYPSYTAFGQNQYAQYYSTSSYGSYMTSNSSLDGTGSVSTYQLQDSTPIMTGQAADLNPGEFEAGQSPSTPIKEMEDRACRGGGAKARGRGRKNNPSPPPDSDLERVFVWDLDETIIVFHSLLTGSYAQKYGKDPPLAVTLGLRMEEMIFNLADTHLFFNDLEECDQVHIDDASSDDNGQDLSTYSFATDGFHAAATSASLCLATGVRGGVDWMRKLAFRYRRVKELYCTYKNNVGGLLGPAKREAWLQLRAEVEALTDSWLTTALKSLSIISSRSNCVNVLVTTTQLIPALAKVLLYSLGSVFPIENIYSATKIGKESCFERVMQRFGRKVVYVVIGDGVEEEQAAAKHNMPFWRISSHSDLLALHQALEFEYL; this is translated from the exons GAGAGAACATGACAATTCTAAACACGGCTGATTGGCTGCTGGGCTGCAGTACCCCGCCCACTGCCCCAAGTATGAAGAACGATG TTAAGTCTGAGCCTCTGAACAGCAGCGAGGCTGTGAGCTCGGCGGGAGACACTGGGCTGGACACTTACACTGGGTCAG TTATAAGCAGCAGTGGATTCAGTCCTCGGCCGGCTCACCAGTATTCACCTCCTCTCTACCCCTCAAA GCCTTACCCTCACATCCTGTCTACTCCCGTGGCCCCTCCCATGTCGGCCTACACGGGCCAATCACAATTCACTAGCATGCAGCAGTCGACGGTTTACACGCCCTACTCTCAAACTACTCCGCCCTACAGCCTCTCCACCTATG CTACAGATTTGGGGGTGATGTTGCCAGGCATAAAGACAGAAGGAGGACTGTCACAATCCCAGTCAACCCTTCAGTCAGGGCTGAGCTACAGCCCTGGATTTACCACCCCTCAGCCTGGACAGACAGCATATTCACCCTATCAGATGCCAG GGTCAGGTTTCACAACCTCTCCTGGTCTCTACACATCCAACAACTCCAATCCAGGCAACTTCACCACACAACAG caGGAATATCCCTCCTATACAGCTTTTGGGCAGAATCAGTATGCTCAGTATTACTCCACCTCCTCCTACGGTTCCTACATGACATCTAACAGCTCATTGGACGGCACAGGTTCAGTCTCCACCTATCAGCTCCAAGACTCCACCCCCATTATGACAGGACAAGCGGCTGACCTGAATCCAG GCGAGTTTGAGGCGGGGCAGAGCCCATCGACGCCTATCAAGGAGATGGAGGACAGGGCGTGCCGAGGGGGTGGGGCTAAAGCAAGAGGGCGGGGCAGAAAGAACAACCCCTCCCCTCCACCTGACAGTGACCTTGAG agggtgTTTGTTTGGGATCTGGATGAGACGATCATTGTGTTTCACTCACTCCTCACAGGCTCCTATGCACAGAAGTACGGCAAG GACCCTCCTTTGGCTGTGACTCTTGGTTTAAGGATGGAAGAGATGATCTTCAATCTTGCTGATACACatctattttttaatgatttagag GAGTGTGACCAGGTGCACATTGATGATGCCTCTTCAGATGATAACGGACAGGACCTCAG TACTTACAGTTTTGCCACTGATGGCTTCCATGCAGCTGCAACAAGCGCAAGTCTCTGCCTAGCAACAGGTGTTAGGGGCGGAGTCGACTGGATGAGGAAGTTAGCCTTCCGATACAGAAGAGTCAAGGAGTTGTACTGCACATACAAAAACAATGTGGGAG GGTTGTTGGGACCGGCCAAGAGAGAGGCGTGGCTCCAGCTGAGGGCAGAAGTCGAGGCTCTCACGGACTCCTGGCTGACCACTGCGCTCAAGTCCCTGTCAATCATCAGCTCCAG GAGTAACTGTGTTAACGTCTTGGTGACAACGACACAGTTAATACCAGCGCTGGCAAAGGTGCTGTTGTATAGCCTGGGCTCCGTGTTTCCTATTGAAAACATTTACAGCGCAACCAAAATAG GCAAAGAGAGTTGCTTTGAGCGCGTAATGCAGAGGTTTGGCAGGAAGGTAGTGTATGTTGTAATTGGGGATGGTGTAGAAGAGGAGCAGGCCGCTGCCAAG CACAACATGCCCTTCTGGCGGATATCCAGCCACTCCGACCTGCTTGCCCTCCATCAAGCACTGGAATTCGAGTACCTGTAA